In one Myotis daubentonii chromosome 1, mMyoDau2.1, whole genome shotgun sequence genomic region, the following are encoded:
- the LOC132220489 gene encoding LOW QUALITY PROTEIN: U2 snRNP-associated SURP motif-containing protein-like (The sequence of the model RefSeq protein was modified relative to this genomic sequence to represent the inferred CDS: substituted 1 base at 1 genomic stop codon), producing the protein MADKMPGGSQKASSKTRSSDVHSSGSSDAHMDASGPSESDMPSQTRPKRPRKHNYRNGSARESLCDSPHQNTSNPLRENKLKAFSIGKMSTARRTLSKKEQEELKKKEDEKAAAEIYEEFLAAFEGSDGNKVKTFVRGGVVNAAKEEHETDEKRGKIYKPSSRFKDQENPPNQSSNERPPSPLVIETKKPPLKKGEKEKKKSNLELFKEELKQIQEECDERHKTKGRLSRFEPPQSGSDGQRRSMDAPSRRSRSSVLDDYAPGSHDVGDPSTTNLYLGNINPQMNEEMLCQEFGRFGPLASVKIMWPRTDEERARERNCGFVAFMNRRDAERALKNLNGKMIMSFEMKLGWGKAMPIPPHPIYIPPSMMEHVLPPPPSGLPFNAQPRERLKNPNAPMLPPPTNKEDFEKTLSQAIVKVVIPTERNLLALIHQMIEFVVREGPMFEAMIMNRESNNPVFRFLFENQTPAHAYYRWKLYSLLQGDSPTKWRTEDFRMFKNGSFWRPPPLNPYLHGMSEKQETEAFVEESNKKGALKKEQRDKLEEILQRLAPRKNDIGDAMVFCLNNAEAAEEIVDCITESLSSLKTPLPKKIARLYLVSDVLYNSSAKVANASYYRKIFETKLCQIFSDLNATYRTIQGHLQSENFKQRVMTCFRAWKDWAIYPEPFLIKLQNIFLGLVNIIEEKETEDVRDDLDGAPIEEERDGAPLKDVDGIPIDSTPIDDLDGVPLVDATEDSKKNEPIFKVAPSKWEAVDESELEAQAVTTSKWELFDQHEESEKEKNQNQEEESEDEEDTQSSKSEEHHLYSNPIKEEMTESKFSKYSEMSEEKRAKLHEIELKVMKFQDELXSGKRPIKPGQSFQEQVEHYRGKLLQGKKEKALERERERDKKDKEKLESRSKDKKEKDECTPTRKERKRRHSMSPSPSHSSSGRRVKSPSPKSERSERSERSHKESSRSRSSHKDSPRDVSKKAKRSPSGSRTPKRSRRSWSRSPKKPGKESRSQSRSPHRSHKKLKKNKH; encoded by the coding sequence ATGGCGGACAAAATGCCAGGTGGCTCTCAGAAGGCCAGTTCAAAGACAAGATCATCAGATGTTCATTCATCTGGATCTTCAGATGCACATATGGATGCATCTGGACCCTCAGAAAGTGATATGCCAAGTCAAACTAGACCTAAGAGACCAAGAAAACATAATTATAGGAATGGAAGTGCCCGTGAAAGCCTTTGTGATTCTCCTCACCAGAATACTTCAAACCCTCTTCGAGAAAACAAACTTAAAGCATTCAGTATTGGAAAAATGAGTACAGCCAGGCGAACTTTAAGTAAGAAGGAGCAAGAAGAATTGAAGAAAAAGGAGGATGAAAAGGCTGCTGCTGAGATTTATGAGGAATTTCTTGCTGCTTTTGAAGGAAGTGATGGTAATAAAGTGAAGACATTTGTGCGTGGAGGTGTTGTTAATGCAGCTAAAGAAGAAcatgaaacagatgaaaaaagagGCAAAATCTATAAGCCATCTTCAAGATTTAAAGATCAAGAAAACCCTCCAAATCAGTCATCCAATGAAAGACCACCCTCTCCTCTTGTGATAGAAACCAAAAAACCTCCACTgaagaaaggggagaaagaaaagaaaaaaagcaatttgGAACTCTTCAAAGAAGAATTGAAGCAAATTCAAGAAGAGTGTGATGAGAGACATAAAACAAAAGGCAGGTTAAGTCGCTTTGAGCCTCCTCAGTCAGGTTCTGATGGTCAGCGGCGTTCCATGGATGCGCCTTCAAGAAGAAGTAGATCATCTGTTCTTGATGATTATGCGCCTGGGTCACATGATGTGGGAGATCCAAGCACTACTAATTTATACCTTGGAAACATTAATCCACAGATGAATGAAGAAATGCTGTGCCAAGAATTTGGAAGATTTGGACCATTAGCCAGTGTGAAAATTATGTGGCCTAGAACTGATGAagaaagagcaagggagagaaaTTGTGGCTTTGTGGCCTTTATGAATAGAAGAGATGCtgaaagagctttaaaaaatttaaatggaaagatGATTATGTCTTTTGAAATGAAGTTAGGTTGGGGTAAAGCTATGCCTATTCCTCCACATCCAATATACATTCCGCCGTCTATGATGGAACATGTGCTTCCCCCACCTCCATCAGGACTGCCTTTTAATGCCCAGCCTAGAGAGCGGTTAAAAAACCCCAATGCTCCCATGTTACCACCACCTACAAACAAGGAGGATTTTGAGAAGACTCTGTCGCAAGCCATAGTCAAAGTGGTTATCCCAACAGAAAGGAATTTGCTCGCCCTGATACATCAAATGATAGAGTTTGTTGTACGTGAAGGGCCAATGTTTGAAGCTATGATTATGAACAGAGAAAGCAACAATCCCGTGTTCAGATTCTTATTTGAAAACCAGACACCAGCCCATGCTTACTATAGGTGGAAGCTTTATTCTCTTCTGCAGGGAGATTCTCCAACTAAGTGGCGGACGGAAGATTTTCGTATGTTCAAAAATGGGTCTTTTTGGAGGCCACCACCATTAAATCCATACCTGCATGGGATGTCAGAAAAGCAAGAAACAGAAGCTTTTGTAGAGGAGTCTAATAAAAAAGGAGCACTTAAGAAAGAACAGAGGGACAAATTAGAAGAAATCCTGCAGCGGTTAGCTCCAAGGAAAAATGATATTGGAGATGCAATGGTTTTCTGTCTTAATAATGCTGAAGCTGCTGAAGAAATAGTGGATTGCATTACTGAGTCATTGTCAAGCCTAAAGACGCCCCTTCCCAAAAAGATTGCCAGATTGTATTTGGTTTCTGATGTTTTGTACAATTCTTCAGCAAAAGTTGCCAATGCTTCATATTATAGAAAAATTTTTGAAACAAAGTTATGTCAGATATTTTCAGACCTCAATGCTACCTATCGTACAATTCAAGGCCATTTACAGTCTGAAAACTTTAAGCAACGGGTAATGACCTGCTTCAGAGCATGGAAAGATTGGGCAATTTATCCAGAACCATTTTTGATCaaattgcaaaatattttcttaggacttgtaaatattattgaagaaaaggaaacagaggaCGTAAGAGATGACCTTGATGGTGCTCCTATTGAAGAAGAGCGTGATGGTGCACCTTTGAAAGATGTGGATGGAATTCCTATTGATTCTACTCCCATTGATGATCTTGATGGAGTGCCTTTAGTGGATGCCACTGAAGACTCAAAGAAGAATGAGCCTATATTTAAAGTTGCTCCATCAAAATGGGAAGCTGTAGATGAATCTGAATTGGAAGCACAGGCTGTCACAACTTCTAAATGGGAGTTATTTGACCAGCATgaagaatcagaaaaagaaaaaaatcaaaatcaagaagaagaaagtgaagaTGAAGAAGATACTCAAAGTTCCAAATCTGAAGAACATCATTTATATTCTAATccaatcaaagaagaaatgaccgAGTCCAAGTTCTCTAAGTACTCTGAAATGAGTGAGGAAAAACGAGCCAAACTTCATGAAATTGAGCTCAAAGTTATGAAGTTTCAGGATGAACTGTAATCTGGAAAACGACCTATAAAACCAGGCCAGAGCTTTCAGGAGCAAGTAGAACACTACAGAGGTAAACTTCttcaaggaaagaaagagaaagcattAGAAAGAGAACGAGAAAGAGATaagaaggataaagaaaaattggAATCTCGATCCAAAGACAAGAAGGAAAAAGATGAGTGTACTCCaacaaggaaagaaaggaaaaggcgACACAGTATGTCCCCTAGCCCATCTCACAGTAGCAGTGGTAGACGAGTGAAGTCACCATCACCAAAGTCAGAGCGATCAGAGCGTTCAGAAAGATCACATAAAGAGAGTTCAAGGTCCAGGTCATCTCACAAAGATTCTCCTCGAGATGTTAGCAAAAAGGCCAAAAGATCACCATCTGGTTCAAGAACACCTAAAAGGTCTAGGCGATCATGGTCTAGATCCCCTAAAAAACCAGGGAAGGAATCCAGATCCCAGTCCCGATCTCCACACAGGTCtcataaaaagttaaagaaaaacaaacattga